The Thermobifida halotolerans sequence ACCGTGGCCCAGACGAGGAGGGTGCGGTCGGCGCGGCGCAGGAAGAGCCAGCCGAAGACCAGGCCGACGAAGCCGTAGGCGCCCAGGATGTCGCCGAACCACAGCAGGGCGGCGTGCACGAAGCCGAAGACGAGCAGCCACAGGTTGCGGCGGCGCAGCAGGGCGCGCACGTCCTTCTCAGTGGCTCCGGCGGCGCGCTGGCGGTTCCACATCTGCACCATGCCGTAGCCGAACAGGAAGGCGAACATGGGGTAGGTGCGCCCGTCCACCACGGTGATCAGGACGCCCTGCACGATCCGGTCGGCCGCCGAACCGTCGAGCGGATGGGCGACCAGGCCGGAGGAGTCGACCGCCCACAGGTACCAGACGGTGTTGGCGAGCGCGATCAGCAGCAGCATGAAACCGCGCGCCAGGTCCGGGGCCAGAGCGCGCTCGCCCGAACGGACCGGGCCGCGGATCCGGGCCGCGACGGATGCCGCCTGCTGGTTGTGTACGTCGGTAACACCGTTGTCCGGCGACGGATCTCCAGGGCGGTCGGGTCTGGTCATGGTTCACCTTCTCGAGCCGGGCGGAGTGGGTCCCCGCTGTGCCGCCTTTGAGTGTATGTGATAAACAGGGCGGTAAGTACCCATTTTTCTCGGAGCTTCTGCTGTCCCGGTGTCCTAGGGCACCCGAGGATGCGGGATGCCTGCGGTGAAGGTGCGGAAGACGGGCGCGAAGGTGCGGCGACACGGCCCCGGTGTCCGCCGTGTCGCCTAATGCACTAGTACACTGGCGGCACTTCGGAGGTGTTGGGAGGACCTCGTGAACCATTCCGCCAGCCGCCGGGAGCCGCCCTACGCGCGGATCGCGGCCGACATTCGCTCACGTATCGAGTCCGGCGAACTCCGCCCGGGAGACCGGGTACCCTCCACCCGCGAGATCACCCGCCGCTGGGGGGTCGCGATGGCCACGGCCACCAAGGCCCTCACCGCACTGCGCAACGAGGGGCTGATCCGCGCGCTGCCCGGTGTCGGCAGCGTCGTGCAGGGGCCGCCCGTCCCCCCGCGTCCCCGGGGACCGGAACAGACCGAAACCCCCCGACGCCCCCGCCCCCGGGGAACGGAGACCGGGCTCAACCACGCGGCGATCGTGCGCGCGGCGGTCTCCGTCGCCGACGCCGAGGGCATCCAGGGGCTGTCCATGCGCAGGGTGGCCACCGAACTCGGCGTCAGCACCATGGCCCTGTACCGGTACGTCTCCGCCAAGGACGACCTCGTCCTGCTCATGGCCGACGCCGTGTTCACCGAGCACTCCCTGCCCGATCCCCCGGAGGACTGGCGCGACGGACTGGAACTGGCCGCGCGCCAGCACTGGGAGATGTTCCGGAGGCACCCGTGGATGGCCCGGGTGGTGTCACTGCCGCGCCCGCTGCTCACCCCGGGCACGATCGCCCACACCGACTGGATGGTGCGGCTGCTCACCTCGCGCGGGCACGACCCGTCGACCGCCCTGT is a genomic window containing:
- a CDS encoding TetR/AcrR family transcriptional regulator C-terminal domain-containing protein, with the translated sequence MNHSASRREPPYARIAADIRSRIESGELRPGDRVPSTREITRRWGVAMATATKALTALRNEGLIRALPGVGSVVQGPPVPPRPRGPEQTETPRRPRPRGTETGLNHAAIVRAAVSVADAEGIQGLSMRRVATELGVSTMALYRYVSAKDDLVLLMADAVFTEHSLPDPPEDWRDGLELAARQHWEMFRRHPWMARVVSLPRPLLTPGTIAHTDWMVRLLTSRGHDPSTALYAVVSVTGYVMGMACQLGLDIEEENETGVSARDWWDSQEEHLSRFEESGRYAALFAAPDPPDIDIAFEFGLLRLLDGLRGFLEAETAGDPPRTTRSGPPR